The following are encoded together in the Coffea arabica cultivar ET-39 chromosome 1c, Coffea Arabica ET-39 HiFi, whole genome shotgun sequence genome:
- the LOC113731391 gene encoding uncharacterized protein isoform X1 yields the protein MDVDIDVDIARWILEFLVRQPLDDRIVSSLISILPPTNENSGLKKSLLLRRIESEISAGSVSEKILDILEQIEELDFQDKIKQHSDLIKAAYCSVAVACTAKFLNDKDVDSKFRYFDAVRRIWRGRVCKMENAEKVGLISEELKSWKDELEAAVWDESIWDSVLQKSKGLDAVGAVRLYVREEKDDIGPSFLELVAEALRADDKLKGILGFKGTHGGAIQSSGPRDANTGGCFSIHVEVQRANVVSGRKHVASKRIRGAPSGMSRGAKIIDGDTSGADISGKTFDLPSTPEVHEVQEALKSSSLDLKAVVKDPLPDALNIADTVVSSIERKDAGKQPVEENHVGANPSIAESSGAVQANEGTLGNHCSEHQKDAPRQSLMARSSTARTFEWDDSVDALAGDSPNPGNGVQLPSPKRRVVSPLKKYEINNMKKRRKFKRWSTSEEETLRIGVEKYGRGNWKVILNAYRDVFDERTEVDLKDKWRNLTR from the exons ATGGATGTTGACATCGACGTCGACATAGCCCGGTGGATTCTCGAATTCCTCGTCCGGCAACCCCTAGACGACCGCATTGTTAGCTCCCTGATTAGCATTCTTCCTCCCACAAACGAAAATTCAGGTCTCAAAAAGTCCCTCCTTTTACGACGAATCGAATCCGAAATATCTGCCGGTTCGGTCTCCGAGAAGATCCTTGATATCCTCGAGCAAATTGAGGAATTAGACTTCCAGGACAAGATTAAGCAACACTCTGACCTAATCAAGGCCGCCTATTGCTCGGTGGCTGTGGCTTGTACTGCAAAGTTTCTGAATGATAAGGACGTTGATAGTAAATTTAGGTATTTCGATGCGGTCAGGAGGATTTGGAGAGGGAGAGTGTGTAAAATGGAGAACGCGGAGAAGGTGGGTTTGATTTCGGAGGAACTGAAGAGTTGGAAAGATGAGCTCGAGGCTGCCGTGTGGGATGAGAGTATTTGGGATAGTGTGTTGCAGAAGAGTAAAGGCCTTGATGCGGTTGGGGCGGTTAGGCTTTATGTTCGAGAGGAAAAAGATGATATCGGGCCTTCTTTTCTGGAATTAGTAGCTGAGGCATTGAGGGCTGATGATAAATTAAAGGGGATTCTCGGATTCAAAGGGACCCATGGCGGGGCAATTCAAAGTTCGGGTCCTAGAGATGCTAATACAG GTGGTTGTTTCTCAATTCATGTAGAAGTGCAGAGAGCAAATGTTGTTTCCGGGCGGAAGCATGTTGCTTCTAAACGAATCCGAGGTGCTCCATCTGGGATGTCTAGAGGTGCTAAGATCATAGATGGTGACACTTCTGGAGCTGACATTTCTGGCAAAACGTTTGATCTGCCATCTACTCCTGAAGTGCATGAAGTGCAGGAAGCTCTTAAGTCAAGTTCGTTGGACCTAAAAGCTGTGGTAAAGGATCCCCTTCCTGATGCTTTAAACATTGCTGATACCGTGGTTTCTAGCATTGAAAGAAAAGATGCAGGTAAGCAGCCTGTGGAAGAAAATCATGTTGGAGCAAACCCTTCCATTGCTGAGAGCTCTGGAGCTGTTCAAGCTAATGAAGGGACTCTGGGTAATCATTGCTCTGAGCATCAGAAAGATGCACCAAGACAGAGTTTAATGGCACGAAGCAGCACTGCTCGTACTTTTGAG TGGGACGATTCAGTTGATGCATTGGCTGGAGATTCACCAAATCCTGGAAATGGAGTTCAGTTACCTAGCCCAAAGAGAAGGGTAGTTTCTCCTTTGAAGAAATATGAAATCAATAATatgaagaaaaggagaaaatttAAGAGATGGAGTACATCAGAAGAAGAGACGTTGAGGATTGGTGTAGAGAA GTATGGAAGAGGAAACTGGAAAGTTATTTTGAATGCATATCGTGATGTATTTGACGAGAGAACTGAG GTTGATTTGAAGGACAAGTGGCGAAACCTAACACGCTAA
- the LOC113743047 gene encoding RING-H2 finger protein ATL74-like, whose translation MGNQQNRYHLPRHLLNGSDVATMALINETRSNPTSNDANFDSNMVIILAALLCALICALGLNSIVRCALRCSRRFALETPEGVASRLASSGLTKDALRKIPVAVYKSGINIAATDCPICLGEFSEGEKVRILPRCNHGFHVKCVDTWLLSHSSCPTCRQLLFGHPTPANT comes from the coding sequence ATGGGAAATCAACAGAATCGATATCACCTGCCTCGGCACCTCCTCAACGGATCCGATGTTGCAACAATGGCTTTAATCAACGAGACAAGAAGCAACCCGACTAGTAACGACGCGAATTTCGACAGCAACATGGTGATAATATTGGCAGCTTTGCTATGTGCATTAATATGTGCGCTTGGCCTAAATTCAATTGTGCGCTGTGCATTAAGGTGCAGCCggagatttgccttggaaactcCCGAGGGTGTAGCCTCACGTTTGGCCTCATCGGGTCTAACCAAGGACGCGTTACGTAAAATCCCGGTGGCTGTTTACAAGTCGGGAATCAATATCGCAGCCACGGATTGTCCCATATGCCTGGGAGAATTTAGTGAAGGAGAGAAAGTACGGATTTTGCCCAGATGCAATCATGGTTTCCATGTCAAGTGCGTGGATACGTGGCTACTGTCGCATTCATCCTGTCCAACTTGTCGGCAGCTGTTGTTTGGACATCCTACTCCGGCGAATACTTGA
- the LOC113731391 gene encoding uncharacterized protein isoform X2 → MDVDIDVDIARWILEFLVRQPLDDRIVSSLISILPPTNENSGLKKSLLLRRIESEISAGSVSEKILDILEQIEELDFQDKIKQHSDLIKAAYCSVAVACTAKFLNDKDVDSKFRYFDAVRRIWRGRVCKMENAEKVGLISEELKSWKDELEAAVWDESIWDSVLQKSKGLDAVGAVRLYVREEKDDIGPSFLELVAEALRADDKLKGILGFKGTHGGAIQSSGPRDANTEVQRANVVSGRKHVASKRIRGAPSGMSRGAKIIDGDTSGADISGKTFDLPSTPEVHEVQEALKSSSLDLKAVVKDPLPDALNIADTVVSSIERKDAGKQPVEENHVGANPSIAESSGAVQANEGTLGNHCSEHQKDAPRQSLMARSSTARTFEWDDSVDALAGDSPNPGNGVQLPSPKRRVVSPLKKYEINNMKKRRKFKRWSTSEEETLRIGVEKYGRGNWKVILNAYRDVFDERTEVDLKDKWRNLTR, encoded by the exons ATGGATGTTGACATCGACGTCGACATAGCCCGGTGGATTCTCGAATTCCTCGTCCGGCAACCCCTAGACGACCGCATTGTTAGCTCCCTGATTAGCATTCTTCCTCCCACAAACGAAAATTCAGGTCTCAAAAAGTCCCTCCTTTTACGACGAATCGAATCCGAAATATCTGCCGGTTCGGTCTCCGAGAAGATCCTTGATATCCTCGAGCAAATTGAGGAATTAGACTTCCAGGACAAGATTAAGCAACACTCTGACCTAATCAAGGCCGCCTATTGCTCGGTGGCTGTGGCTTGTACTGCAAAGTTTCTGAATGATAAGGACGTTGATAGTAAATTTAGGTATTTCGATGCGGTCAGGAGGATTTGGAGAGGGAGAGTGTGTAAAATGGAGAACGCGGAGAAGGTGGGTTTGATTTCGGAGGAACTGAAGAGTTGGAAAGATGAGCTCGAGGCTGCCGTGTGGGATGAGAGTATTTGGGATAGTGTGTTGCAGAAGAGTAAAGGCCTTGATGCGGTTGGGGCGGTTAGGCTTTATGTTCGAGAGGAAAAAGATGATATCGGGCCTTCTTTTCTGGAATTAGTAGCTGAGGCATTGAGGGCTGATGATAAATTAAAGGGGATTCTCGGATTCAAAGGGACCCATGGCGGGGCAATTCAAAGTTCGGGTCCTAGAGATGCTAATACAG AAGTGCAGAGAGCAAATGTTGTTTCCGGGCGGAAGCATGTTGCTTCTAAACGAATCCGAGGTGCTCCATCTGGGATGTCTAGAGGTGCTAAGATCATAGATGGTGACACTTCTGGAGCTGACATTTCTGGCAAAACGTTTGATCTGCCATCTACTCCTGAAGTGCATGAAGTGCAGGAAGCTCTTAAGTCAAGTTCGTTGGACCTAAAAGCTGTGGTAAAGGATCCCCTTCCTGATGCTTTAAACATTGCTGATACCGTGGTTTCTAGCATTGAAAGAAAAGATGCAGGTAAGCAGCCTGTGGAAGAAAATCATGTTGGAGCAAACCCTTCCATTGCTGAGAGCTCTGGAGCTGTTCAAGCTAATGAAGGGACTCTGGGTAATCATTGCTCTGAGCATCAGAAAGATGCACCAAGACAGAGTTTAATGGCACGAAGCAGCACTGCTCGTACTTTTGAG TGGGACGATTCAGTTGATGCATTGGCTGGAGATTCACCAAATCCTGGAAATGGAGTTCAGTTACCTAGCCCAAAGAGAAGGGTAGTTTCTCCTTTGAAGAAATATGAAATCAATAATatgaagaaaaggagaaaatttAAGAGATGGAGTACATCAGAAGAAGAGACGTTGAGGATTGGTGTAGAGAA GTATGGAAGAGGAAACTGGAAAGTTATTTTGAATGCATATCGTGATGTATTTGACGAGAGAACTGAG GTTGATTTGAAGGACAAGTGGCGAAACCTAACACGCTAA
- the LOC113729403 gene encoding uncharacterized protein: protein MNSTNPDEPNPATNTPPFLLFLETPNADMISSPFKGSLDCAWTPELTVKTFDNDDDNVIVDFDIDFDDDLFSVYMDVKKLEEKENDVNVGLDNHDVLQNGGGFVAGSCGGGRCRGRRKRKDKSKTAIITTQPRKQRQRRGLKGCLVDEKRFVEPRKAMAPEELAELWAIDPKRAKRIVANRHSAARSKERKAQYIVNLEEKVKTLNSQVALLNTRLTTTQACTLFRFISYVFAGHVTQST, encoded by the exons ATGAATTCAACTAATCCAGACGAGCCAAACCCCGCAACTAATACTCCGCCATTTCTTCTGTTCTTGGAAACACCCAACGCCGACATGATCAGCTCTCCTTTCAAAGGTTCCCTGGACTGTGCATGGACGCCGGAGTTAACTGTAAAAACATTCGACAATGACGATGATAATGTCATTGTTGATTTCGACATTGACTTTGACGATGATCTTTTCTCAGTTTACATGGACGTAAAAAAGCTGGAAGAGAAGGAGAACGACGTCAACGTCGGCCTCGACAATCACGACGTTCTCCAGAACGGAGGCGGGTTTGTTGCCGGGAGCTGTGGCGGCGGCCGTTGTCGAGGGAGGCGAAAGAGGAAGGATAAGAGCAAGACTGCTATCATCACAACTCAGCCGAGGAAACAACGGCAACGGCGTGGGCTGAAGGGTTGTTTGGTGGATGAGAAAAGGTTTGTGGAGCCGAGAAAAGCAATGGCGCCGGAAGAGTTGGCGGAGCTTTGGGCAATCGATCCTAAGCGGGCCAAGAG GATTGTGGCAAATCGACATTCGGCAGCCCGGTCGAAAGAGAGGAAGGCTCAATACATAGTAAATCTCGAGGAAAAGGTGAAGACGCTTAATTCGCAGGTGGCTTTGCTCAATACTCGACTCACCACAACCCAGGCATGTACTTTGTTTCGATTCATTTCATATGTTTTTGCAGGGCATGTCACGCAATCAACCTAA